A single region of the Vicia villosa cultivar HV-30 ecotype Madison, WI linkage group LG4, Vvil1.0, whole genome shotgun sequence genome encodes:
- the LOC131596457 gene encoding ruBisCO large subunit-binding protein subunit beta, chloroplastic-like produces the protein MASCNLSSCNLSSSASISSFPSNAARRKASNSVALTRKNRNPKVSAMAKELHFNKDGSAIRKLQNGVNKLADLVGVTLGPKGRNVVLESKYGSPKIVNDGVTVAKEVELEDPVENIGAKLVRQAAAKTNDLAGDGTTTSVVLAQGLIAEGVKVVAAGANPVLITRGIEKTAKALVAELKLMSKEVEDSELADVAAVSAGNNHEVGNMIAEALSKVGRKGVVTLEEGKSAENSLYVVEGMQFDRGYISPYFVTDSEKMTVEFENCKLLLVDKKITNARDLINILEDAIRNGFPILIIAEDIEQEALATLVVNKLRGSLKIAALKAPGFGERKSQYLDDIAILTGGTVIREEVGLTLDKAGNEVLGTAAKVVLTKDTTTIVGDGSTQEAVTKRVSQIKNQIEAAEQDYEKEKLSERIAKLSGGVAVIQVGAQTETELKEKKLRVEDALNATKAAVEEGIVVGGGCTLLRLSSKVDAIKATLANDEEKVGADIVKRALSYPLKLIAKNAGVNGSVVSEKVLSNENARFGYNAATGKYEDLMSAGIIDPTKVVRCCLEHAASVAKTFLMSDCVVVEIKEPESVPAGNPMDNSGYGI, from the exons ATGGCATCCTGCAACCTCTCCTCATGCAACCTCTCTTCCTCCGCTTCAATTTCTTCATTCCCCTCTAATGCCGCCCGCAGAAAAGCTTCCAACTCCGTCGCTCTCACCCGGAAGAACCGGAACCCTAAGGTCTCCGCCATGGCTAAAGAATTGCATTTCAACAAAGATGGCTCCGCTATCAGGAAGCTCCAG AATGGTGTGAACAAACTTGCGGATTTGGTTGGTGTTACTCTTGGCCCTAAAGGAAGGAATGTTGTTCTTGAGAGCAAGTATGGTTCGCCCAAAATTGTTAATGATGGTGTGACTGTTGCCAAAGAG GTTGAGTTGGAGGATCCGGTTGAGAATATTGGTGCTAAATTGGTGAGACAGGCAGCTGCTAAGACGAATGACTTGGCCGGTGATGGAACCACTACCTCTGTTGTTTTGGCCCAGGGTCTTATTGCAGAAGGTGTCAAG GTTGTTGCAGCTGGTGCAAACCCCGTGCTCATCACACGTGGAATTGAGAAGACAGCGAAAGCTCTTGTAGCTGAACTTAAACTGATGTCGAAAGAG GTTGAAGATAGTGAATTGGCTGATGTGGCAGCTGTCAGTGCTGGGAACAATCATGAAGTAGGAAACATGATTGCTGAAGCATTGAGCAAGGTTGGTAGAAAGGGTGTTGTGACACTTGAGGAGGGAAAGAGTGCTGAAAACAGTCTATACGTTGTTGAGGGAATGCAATTCGATAGAGGATATATTTCCCCCTACTTTGTTACTGACAGTGAGAAAATGACTGTTGAATTTGAAAACTGCAAG TTGTTGTTAGTTGACAAAAAGATAACCAATGCAAGGGATCTTATTAACATTCTTGAGGATGCAATTAGAAATGGATTCCCTATTTTAATCATTGCGGAAGATATTGAACAAGAAGCTTTAGCAACTCTTGTTGTGAATAAACTTAGAGGATCACTGAAGATTGCAGCACTTAAGGCTCCTGGATTTGGAGAACGCAAGAGCCAGTACCTTGATGATATTGCCATCTTGACCGGAG GTACTGTTATCAGAGAGGAGGTTGGCCTTACTTTAGACAAAGCTGGGAATGAGGTTCTCGGAACTGCTGCCAAGGTGGTTCTAACCAAAGATACAACCACAATTGTTGGTGATGGAAGTACCCAGGAAGCCGTTACCAAGAGAGTTTCACAAATTAAGAACCAAATTGAG GCTGCAGAACAAGATTATGAAAAGGAGAAGCTGAGTGAAAGGATTGCAAAACTGTCTGGTGGCGTGGCTGTCATACAG GTTGGTGCACAAACTGAGACCGAACTCAAGGAAAAGAAACTGAGAGTCGAAGACGCTCTTAATGCTACAAAG GCAGCTGTTGAAGAGGGTATTGTAGTTGGTGGTGGGTGCACTTTGCTCAGACTTTCATCAAAGGTGGATGCAATCAAGGCTACCCTTGCAAATGATGAAGAAAAA GTTGGAGCCGACATTGTTAAAAGAGCTCTCAGTTACCCTTTGAAATTAATAGCAAAGAATGCTGGTGTAAATGGCAGTGTTGTTAGTGAGAAG GTTCTATCAAATGAAAATGCAAGATTTGGATATAATGCTGCCACTGGTAAATATGAAGATTTAATGTCTGCAGGGATCATTGATCCAACAAAG GTTGTCAGATGTTGCCTGGAGCATGCGGCCTCTGTTGCCAAAACCTTCTTAATGTCAGACTGTGTTGTTGTTGAGATAAAGGAACCCGAGTCTGTACCAGCTGGCAACCCCATGGACAATTCAG GGTATGGAATTTAG
- the LOC131600585 gene encoding AP2-like ethylene-responsive transcription factor ANT produces MKSMMNDTNNTSDDGNNHNWLGFSLSPYHMKMELTSSDPSHHQYYHHHHHDNNQPSSSLLVPSNFYMSPSQHLNINNTSSLCYYGVGSDNNSSFHSSLPMMPLKSDGSLCTMEEALSTSQSQVMLPTSSPKLEDFLGGATMETHHHEYEGHERETMALLSLDSIYYNNNVENETTNREHSSLDISSYYSGFACHGMYQTPLMEQQQQQHQQEEETKEENMYCFKNFVAPRDYPMEQHHQGNNNVGDDGCVGTVNGCGELQSLSLSMSPGSQSSCVTVPTQISPSGNNDSVVVEAKKRGHGKVGQKQPVHRKSIDTFGQRTSQYRGVTRHRWTGRYEAHLWDNSCKKEGQTRKGRQVYLGGYDMEVKAARAYDLAALKYWGPSTHINFPLENYRSELEEMNNMNRQEYVAHLRRKSSGFSRGASMYRGVTRHHQHGRWQARIGRVAGNRDLYLGTFSTQEEAAESYDVAAIKFRGLNAVTNFEISRYNVEKIMSSNTLLSGEQAKRTTKIKDSEEPKSEVKECNNNVVSSLSPILNNQEVEAVNKNENNWNQSPQQESNTCDQKTDFSMSLQDIIGIDSVDDSPNKMIRTHFSNSSSLVTSLSSSRECSPDNKSNGPTMNFPKPPIGSKMVSPIATRVGSWFPSGGSISMSHLPVFAAWSDI; encoded by the exons atgaagtctATGATGAATGATACTAATAACACTAGTGATGATGGAAACAATCATAACTGGTTAGGTTTCTCTCTCTCACCCTACCATATGAAAATGGAGCTTACTTCTTCTGACCCTTCTCATCATCagtactatcatcatcatcatcatgataACAAccaaccttcttcttctcttcttgttCCCTCTAACTTCTACATGTCACCTTCACAACATTTAAACATTAACAACACTTCTTCATTATGTTATTATGGTGTTGGATCAGATAACAATAGTTCCTTTCATTCTTCTTTACCTATGATGCCTCTTAAATCTGATGGTTCTCTTTGCACTATGGAAGAAGCTCTCTCTACTTCACAATCACAag TGATGTTACCAACTTCATCTCCAAAACTAGAAGACTTTCTAGGTGGTGCAACAATGGAAACTCATCATCATGAGTATGAAGGACATGAGAGAGAAACCATGGCTTTATTAAGCTTAGACAGCATCTActacaacaacaatgtagaaaATGAAACAACAAATAGAGAACATTCTTCTCTTGACATTTCATCATACTATTCAGGTTTTGCTTGTCATGGAATGTATCAAACACCATTGatggaacaacaacaacaacaacatcaacaagaagaagaaaCTAAGGAAGAGAACATGTATTGCTTCAAGAACTTTGTAGCCCCTAGAGATTATCCTATGGAACAACATCATCAAGGGAACAATAATGTTGGAGATGATGGTTGTGTTGGAACAGTAAATGGTTGTGGAGAGTTACAGTCATTGAGCCTTTCTATGAGTCCTGGCTCTCAATCAAGCTGTGTCACTGTTCCAACTCAGATTTCACCTTCTGGTAATAATGATTCAGTTGTTGTTGAAGCTAAAAAGAGAGGACATGGTAAGGTTGGACAAAAGCAACCTGTTCATAGGAAATCTATTGATACATTTGGTCAGAGAACTTCTCAGTACCGAGGAGTAACTAG GCATAGATGGACAGGTAGATATGAGGCGCATTTATGGGATAACAGTTGCAAGAAGGAAGGGCAAACAAGGAAAGGAAGACAAG TTTATTTGG GTGGTTATGATATGGAAGTGAAAGCTGCAAGAGCTTATGATCTTGCTGCTCTCAAGTATTGGGGACCTTCAACTCACATCAACTTTCCG CTAGAAAATTACCGAAGTGAACTCGAAGAAATGAATAATATGAATAGGCAGGAATATGTTGCTCACTTGAGAAG AAAGAGTAGCGGCTTTTCAAGGGGTGCCTCGATGTATAGAGGAGTGACAAG GCACCATCAACATGGTAGATGGCAAGCAAGAATAGGCCGAGTTGCCGGAAATAGGGACCTCTATCTCGGAACATTCA GCACTCAAGAGGAAGCTGCCGAATCATATGATGTAGCCGCGATCAAATTCCGCGGGCTAAACGCGGTAACAAACTTTGAAATATCTCGATACAATGTGGAAAAAATCATGTCAAGCAACACTCTTCTATCCGGTGAACAAGCAAAAAGAACAACAAAGATCAAAGATAGCGAAGAACCGAAATCTGAAGTCAAAGAGTGTAACAACAATGTTGTATCAAGTTTAAGTCCAATCCTAAATAACCAAGAAGTTGAAGCAGTGAACAAGAATGAAAACAATTGGAATCAGTCCCCACAACAAGAGTCAAACACATGTGATCAAAAAACTGACTTCTCTATGTCCCTACAAGATATCATTGGGATTGATTCAGTAGATGATTCCCCCAACAAGATGATAAGGACTCATTTTTCAAATTCATCTTCACTTGTGACTAGCTTAAGTAGCTCAAGAGAATGCAGCCCTGACAACAAAAGCAATGGCCCCACAATGAATTTTCCTAAACCTCCAATAGGGTCTAAAATGGTTAGTCCTATAGCTACTAGGGTTGGATCTTGGTTCCCCTCAGGTGGTTCCATCTCAATGTCTCATTTGCCCGTTTTCGCGGCTTGGAGCGATATTTAG